A genomic stretch from Mastacembelus armatus chromosome 7, fMasArm1.2, whole genome shotgun sequence includes:
- the mib2 gene encoding E3 ubiquitin-protein ligase MIB2 isoform X1 → MFKSGLKIIGITPDLFPETPLVPSLPAISSVRASSALQRTRRRSSSGSDSAARPRPLRSAPRPRPSRGSMEVGMRVVRGLDWKWGNQDDGEGHVGTVVEIGRQGSTTTPDKTVVVQWDSGTRTNYRTGYQGAYDLLLYDNAQIGVRHSNIICDSCKKHGIMGMRWKCKVCFDYDLCTQCYMNNKHDLSHAFERYETAHSQPVSLAPRQNLPRIILKGIFQGVKVVRGPDWDWGNQDGGEGKVGKVVDIRGWDTESGRSVASVTWSNGTTNVYRMGHKGKVDLKYVSDGQGGFYYKDHLPKLGEHAELQRQESADGHSFQQGDKVKCLLEVDILRQMQEGHGGWNPKMAEYICRIGTVHRITDRGDVRVQYSNNIRWTFHPGALTKVNTFGVGELVRVLEDMESVKRLQAGHGEWTDSMTPVLGQVGKVLKVYADGDLRVAFGGQTWTFNPACLSAQPVEVDANLMTAENPNESGSTVISVLEKLLSQSTEQDNPSRLVIEAAHGSANKVRELVQKYPDKVDIKNQGKTALQVAAHQGHMEVVKALLQANSSIEVKDEDGDTALHYTAFGNQAEIARLLLSKGANVNLLNNSMCTALHIAVNKGFTDVVRVLTEHSADVNLQDSYGDTPLHDAIAKDFRNIIEILAVVPNIDFTQQNHRGFNLLHHAALKGNKLATEKILARARQLVDVKKEDGFSALHLAALNNHRDVAEILIKEGRGDINIRNNRNQTPLQLAVMQGHTDLVQLLVAEGADVNMEDEDGDTAMHVALLRPQLANVMLSPAVGTSSTEESDEGCSSTSLYSRLSASGLLGNAELSVGAAIACFLAQQGADISYANHKGKSPLDLVADSSMLQLIKSFSEKYRLQCLQAITCGQGLSSASLRRVHTTPNTMTNLVLPTPPGPSECLICSELALLVLFCPCQHSVACEECAHRMKKCIKCQVTITKKIRQDQTEVDCSPGNENSEQHNLLEQLQSRYRQMEERITCPICIDNHIKLVFQCGHASCIDCSAALKTCPICRQTIRERIQLFV, encoded by the exons ATGTTCAAAAGTGGCCTGAAGATCATTGGGA TCACCCCTGATCTGTTCCCAGAAACGCCCCTGGTGCCGTCCCTGCCTGCAATATCGTCAGTGCGAGCCAGCTCTGCCCTTCAGAGGACCCGGAGGCGCAGCAGCAGCGGAAGTGACAGCGCTGCCAGGCCCCGCCCGTTGCGCTCAGCCCCCAGGCCAAGGCCCAGTAGAGGCAGCATGGAGGTGGGCATGCGCGTGGTGCGCGGCCTGGACTGGAAATGGGGAAACCAGGATGATGGCGAGGGTCATGTGGGCACCGTGGTGGAAATCGGCCGACAGGGCAGCACTACCACACCAGACAAGACAGTAGTGGTGCAGTGGGACAGCGGCACACGGACTAACTACCGCACTGGTTACCAGGGTGCCTATGACTTGCTGCTGTATGATAACGCTCAGATTG GGGTGCGCCATTCCAACATCATCTGTGACAGCTGCAAGAAGCATGGCATCATGGGAATGCGATGGAAGTGCAAGGTGTGCTTTGACTACGACCTGTGCACTCAGTGTTATATGAACAACAAGCATGACCTGAGCCACGCTTTTGAGCGCTATGAGACTGCACACTCCCAGCC AGTGAGCTTGGCACCCAGGCAGAACCTCCCGCGGATTATCCTCAAAGGAATCTTCCAGGGGGTTAAAGTGGTTCGAGGACCGGACTGGGACTGGGGCAACCAAGACG gtggggAGGGTAAGGTTGGGAAGGTAGTGGACATTCGTGGCTGGGACACAGAGTCTGGTCGCAGTGTGGCCAGTGTCACCTGGTCTAATGGGACTACTAATGTCTACCGAATGGGTCACAAGGGAAAGGTGGACCTCAAATATGTGTCTGATGGTCAAGGAGGCTTCTATTACAAAGACCACCTACCAAAGCTCG GGGAGCACGCTGAGCTACAGCGCCAGGAGAGTGCTGATGGCCACTCCTTCCAGCAGGGTGACAAGGTCAAATGTCTCTTGGAGGTGGACATCCTGCGACAGATGCAAGAGGGCCATGGAGGGTGGAACCCCAAAATGGCAGAG tACATTTGCCGGATTGGGACTGTTCATAGAATCACTGACCGAGGAGATGTCAGAGTGCAGTACAGTAACAACATCCGCTGGACTTTCCATCCTGGGGCCCTCACCAAG GTGAACACTTTTGGAGTTGGTGAACTAGTAAGAGTATTGGAGGACATGGAGAGTGTGAAGAGACTGCAGGCTGGCCATGGAGAGTGGACGGACAGCATGACTCCC GTGCTTGGGCAGGTCGGCAAGGTGTTGAAAGTATATGCGGATGGTGACTTACGGGTGGCATTCGGAGGTCAGACTTGGACGTTCAACCCAGCGTGCCTCTCTGCTCAGCCTGTGGAGGTGGATGCCAACCTCATGACAGCTGAGAATCCCAACGAATCTGGAA GTACTGTCATCTCAGTGCTGGAGAAGCTTCTGTCTCAGTCTACAGAGCAGGACAATCCCAGCCGGCTGGTCATTGAGGCAGCACACGGCAGTGCCAACAAAGTGCGGGAGTTGGTGCAGAAGTATCCCGACAAG GTGGATATCAAGAACCAGGGCAAGACTGCATTGCAGGTCGCTGCTCATCAAGGCCACATGGAGGTGGTCAAGGCCCTGCTGCAGGCCAACAGCTCTATCGAGGTCAAAGATGAAGATGGAGACACAGCGTTACACTACACTGCGTTTGG TAATCAGGCAGAGATTGCACGGCTTCTGTTGAGCAAGGGGGCAAATGTCAACCTCTTGAACAACTCTATGTGCACAGCGCTCCACATCGCTGTCAACAAGGGCTTCACTGACGTGGTGCGAGTGCTGACCGAACATTCAGCTGACGTCAATCTCCAG GATTCATATGGGGACACACCTCTACATGACGCCATTGCTAAAGATTTCCGCAATATTATTGAGATACTGGCAGTGGTGCCCAACATTGACTTCACTCAGCAGAACCACAGAGGCTTCAACCTTCTGCACCATGCTGCCCTTAAAGGAAACAAACT AGCCACAGAGAAGATCCTGGCCCGAGCGCGACAGCTGGTGGACGTTAAGAAGGAAGACGGCTTCTCCGCGCTGCATTtggctgctctcaacaaccatAGAGATGTTGCTGAGATCCTCATTAAGGAG GGCCGCGGCGACATCAACATCCGAAACAACCGCAACCAGACACCTCTGCAGCTGGCAGTGATGCAAGGCCACACAGACCTGGTGCAGCTGCTGGTGGCTGAGGGGGCTGACGTCAACATGGAGGATGAGGACGGTGACACGGCCATGCACGTGGCCCTCCTCCGCCCTCAGCTGGCCAACGTTATGCTCAGTCCTGCTGTGGGAACGAGCAGTACCGAAGAGAGCGACGAGGGGTGTTCCTCCACATCACTGTACAGCAGG CTGAGTGCTTCAGGTCTTCTGGGGAATGCCGAGTTAAGTGTGGGGGCGGCTATCGCTTGTTTTCTAGCGCAGCAAGGTGCTGACATCAGCTACGCCAACCACAAAGGCAAGAGTCCTCTGGACCTGGTGGCAGACAGCAGCATGCTGCAGCTCATCAAGAGCTTCTCTGAGAAGTACAG ATTGCAGTGTCTGCAGGCCATCACATGTGGACAGGGTCTGAGCAGTGCCAGCCTGCGCCGAGTCCACACTACGCCCAACACTATGACCAACCTGGTTCTTCCCACACCGCCAGGGCCCAGCGAATGCCTCATCTGCTCCGAGTTGGCTCTGCTGGTTCTCTTCTGCCCCTGTCAGCACAGCGTGGCCTGTGAAG AGTGCGCCCATCGAATGAAGAAATGCATCAAATGCCAAGTCACAATCACCAAGAAAATTAGACAAG ACCAAACAGAGGTGGACTGCAGCCCTGGCAATGAGAATTCGGAGCAGCACAACCTGTTGGAGCAACTGCAGTCTCGCTACCGTCAGATGGAGGAGCGGATCACCTGCCCCATCTGCATCGACAACCACATCAAGCTGGTCTTCCAGTGTGGACACGCCTCCTGCATCGACTGCAGTGCCGCGCTCAAGACCTGCCCAATCTGCCGGCAGACCATCCGTGAACGGATCCAGTTATTTGTATGA
- the mib2 gene encoding E3 ubiquitin-protein ligase MIB2 isoform X2 has translation MEVGMRVVRGLDWKWGNQDDGEGHVGTVVEIGRQGSTTTPDKTVVVQWDSGTRTNYRTGYQGAYDLLLYDNAQIGVRHSNIICDSCKKHGIMGMRWKCKVCFDYDLCTQCYMNNKHDLSHAFERYETAHSQPVSLAPRQNLPRIILKGIFQGVKVVRGPDWDWGNQDGGEGKVGKVVDIRGWDTESGRSVASVTWSNGTTNVYRMGHKGKVDLKYVSDGQGGFYYKDHLPKLGEHAELQRQESADGHSFQQGDKVKCLLEVDILRQMQEGHGGWNPKMAEYICRIGTVHRITDRGDVRVQYSNNIRWTFHPGALTKVNTFGVGELVRVLEDMESVKRLQAGHGEWTDSMTPVLGQVGKVLKVYADGDLRVAFGGQTWTFNPACLSAQPVEVDANLMTAENPNESGSTVISVLEKLLSQSTEQDNPSRLVIEAAHGSANKVRELVQKYPDKVDIKNQGKTALQVAAHQGHMEVVKALLQANSSIEVKDEDGDTALHYTAFGNQAEIARLLLSKGANVNLLNNSMCTALHIAVNKGFTDVVRVLTEHSADVNLQDSYGDTPLHDAIAKDFRNIIEILAVVPNIDFTQQNHRGFNLLHHAALKGNKLATEKILARARQLVDVKKEDGFSALHLAALNNHRDVAEILIKEGRGDINIRNNRNQTPLQLAVMQGHTDLVQLLVAEGADVNMEDEDGDTAMHVALLRPQLANVMLSPAVGTSSTEESDEGCSSTSLYSRLSASGLLGNAELSVGAAIACFLAQQGADISYANHKGKSPLDLVADSSMLQLIKSFSEKYRLQCLQAITCGQGLSSASLRRVHTTPNTMTNLVLPTPPGPSECLICSELALLVLFCPCQHSVACEECAHRMKKCIKCQVTITKKIRQDQTEVDCSPGNENSEQHNLLEQLQSRYRQMEERITCPICIDNHIKLVFQCGHASCIDCSAALKTCPICRQTIRERIQLFV, from the exons ATGGAGGTGGGCATGCGCGTGGTGCGCGGCCTGGACTGGAAATGGGGAAACCAGGATGATGGCGAGGGTCATGTGGGCACCGTGGTGGAAATCGGCCGACAGGGCAGCACTACCACACCAGACAAGACAGTAGTGGTGCAGTGGGACAGCGGCACACGGACTAACTACCGCACTGGTTACCAGGGTGCCTATGACTTGCTGCTGTATGATAACGCTCAGATTG GGGTGCGCCATTCCAACATCATCTGTGACAGCTGCAAGAAGCATGGCATCATGGGAATGCGATGGAAGTGCAAGGTGTGCTTTGACTACGACCTGTGCACTCAGTGTTATATGAACAACAAGCATGACCTGAGCCACGCTTTTGAGCGCTATGAGACTGCACACTCCCAGCC AGTGAGCTTGGCACCCAGGCAGAACCTCCCGCGGATTATCCTCAAAGGAATCTTCCAGGGGGTTAAAGTGGTTCGAGGACCGGACTGGGACTGGGGCAACCAAGACG gtggggAGGGTAAGGTTGGGAAGGTAGTGGACATTCGTGGCTGGGACACAGAGTCTGGTCGCAGTGTGGCCAGTGTCACCTGGTCTAATGGGACTACTAATGTCTACCGAATGGGTCACAAGGGAAAGGTGGACCTCAAATATGTGTCTGATGGTCAAGGAGGCTTCTATTACAAAGACCACCTACCAAAGCTCG GGGAGCACGCTGAGCTACAGCGCCAGGAGAGTGCTGATGGCCACTCCTTCCAGCAGGGTGACAAGGTCAAATGTCTCTTGGAGGTGGACATCCTGCGACAGATGCAAGAGGGCCATGGAGGGTGGAACCCCAAAATGGCAGAG tACATTTGCCGGATTGGGACTGTTCATAGAATCACTGACCGAGGAGATGTCAGAGTGCAGTACAGTAACAACATCCGCTGGACTTTCCATCCTGGGGCCCTCACCAAG GTGAACACTTTTGGAGTTGGTGAACTAGTAAGAGTATTGGAGGACATGGAGAGTGTGAAGAGACTGCAGGCTGGCCATGGAGAGTGGACGGACAGCATGACTCCC GTGCTTGGGCAGGTCGGCAAGGTGTTGAAAGTATATGCGGATGGTGACTTACGGGTGGCATTCGGAGGTCAGACTTGGACGTTCAACCCAGCGTGCCTCTCTGCTCAGCCTGTGGAGGTGGATGCCAACCTCATGACAGCTGAGAATCCCAACGAATCTGGAA GTACTGTCATCTCAGTGCTGGAGAAGCTTCTGTCTCAGTCTACAGAGCAGGACAATCCCAGCCGGCTGGTCATTGAGGCAGCACACGGCAGTGCCAACAAAGTGCGGGAGTTGGTGCAGAAGTATCCCGACAAG GTGGATATCAAGAACCAGGGCAAGACTGCATTGCAGGTCGCTGCTCATCAAGGCCACATGGAGGTGGTCAAGGCCCTGCTGCAGGCCAACAGCTCTATCGAGGTCAAAGATGAAGATGGAGACACAGCGTTACACTACACTGCGTTTGG TAATCAGGCAGAGATTGCACGGCTTCTGTTGAGCAAGGGGGCAAATGTCAACCTCTTGAACAACTCTATGTGCACAGCGCTCCACATCGCTGTCAACAAGGGCTTCACTGACGTGGTGCGAGTGCTGACCGAACATTCAGCTGACGTCAATCTCCAG GATTCATATGGGGACACACCTCTACATGACGCCATTGCTAAAGATTTCCGCAATATTATTGAGATACTGGCAGTGGTGCCCAACATTGACTTCACTCAGCAGAACCACAGAGGCTTCAACCTTCTGCACCATGCTGCCCTTAAAGGAAACAAACT AGCCACAGAGAAGATCCTGGCCCGAGCGCGACAGCTGGTGGACGTTAAGAAGGAAGACGGCTTCTCCGCGCTGCATTtggctgctctcaacaaccatAGAGATGTTGCTGAGATCCTCATTAAGGAG GGCCGCGGCGACATCAACATCCGAAACAACCGCAACCAGACACCTCTGCAGCTGGCAGTGATGCAAGGCCACACAGACCTGGTGCAGCTGCTGGTGGCTGAGGGGGCTGACGTCAACATGGAGGATGAGGACGGTGACACGGCCATGCACGTGGCCCTCCTCCGCCCTCAGCTGGCCAACGTTATGCTCAGTCCTGCTGTGGGAACGAGCAGTACCGAAGAGAGCGACGAGGGGTGTTCCTCCACATCACTGTACAGCAGG CTGAGTGCTTCAGGTCTTCTGGGGAATGCCGAGTTAAGTGTGGGGGCGGCTATCGCTTGTTTTCTAGCGCAGCAAGGTGCTGACATCAGCTACGCCAACCACAAAGGCAAGAGTCCTCTGGACCTGGTGGCAGACAGCAGCATGCTGCAGCTCATCAAGAGCTTCTCTGAGAAGTACAG ATTGCAGTGTCTGCAGGCCATCACATGTGGACAGGGTCTGAGCAGTGCCAGCCTGCGCCGAGTCCACACTACGCCCAACACTATGACCAACCTGGTTCTTCCCACACCGCCAGGGCCCAGCGAATGCCTCATCTGCTCCGAGTTGGCTCTGCTGGTTCTCTTCTGCCCCTGTCAGCACAGCGTGGCCTGTGAAG AGTGCGCCCATCGAATGAAGAAATGCATCAAATGCCAAGTCACAATCACCAAGAAAATTAGACAAG ACCAAACAGAGGTGGACTGCAGCCCTGGCAATGAGAATTCGGAGCAGCACAACCTGTTGGAGCAACTGCAGTCTCGCTACCGTCAGATGGAGGAGCGGATCACCTGCCCCATCTGCATCGACAACCACATCAAGCTGGTCTTCCAGTGTGGACACGCCTCCTGCATCGACTGCAGTGCCGCGCTCAAGACCTGCCCAATCTGCCGGCAGACCATCCGTGAACGGATCCAGTTATTTGTATGA